One window from the genome of Gimesia aquarii encodes:
- a CDS encoding class I SAM-dependent methyltransferase: MLRHSNEAMKQPGESKLSQNAMGNRPGYDLHRPMQEHRATRAQGLAEQALSACKPFLLSEQTSALALIDVGCGYGHTLLEYAKHFNAVVGLEPSFPLFQEADRLTQDVHNITVRNSRAELMNENSTYDVVVMDNVLEHIEHQATSLENIVRSLCPGGIAYIVVPNKWWPIEVHYGLPFLSYLPLSLANWYLRLSGRGHDYRDASYAPSYFSLRRMLRRISCISFHFVVPEDVSTARLGQKLHYRFGVWLLRRFPFLWPVSKIFVVVIKKEASCNKPTPK, from the coding sequence ATGTTAAGACACAGTAATGAAGCAATGAAACAGCCAGGTGAGAGTAAGTTATCCCAGAATGCAATGGGGAATCGTCCTGGATATGATCTTCACCGGCCGATGCAGGAGCATCGCGCTACGCGAGCACAGGGACTGGCTGAGCAGGCGCTTTCGGCATGTAAACCGTTTCTTCTGTCAGAGCAGACATCTGCACTGGCTCTGATCGACGTGGGCTGCGGGTATGGTCACACGTTATTGGAATATGCAAAGCATTTTAATGCTGTCGTAGGTCTGGAACCGTCGTTTCCGCTGTTTCAGGAAGCAGATCGATTGACTCAAGACGTGCATAACATCACCGTGCGCAATTCCCGCGCTGAATTAATGAATGAGAATTCTACTTATGATGTCGTGGTGATGGATAATGTCCTCGAACACATCGAACACCAGGCAACATCTCTCGAAAACATTGTCCGATCACTGTGCCCCGGAGGGATCGCCTATATTGTTGTGCCTAATAAATGGTGGCCCATCGAAGTGCACTACGGGCTTCCCTTTTTAAGTTATTTGCCACTATCGCTGGCAAACTGGTATCTCCGTTTAAGTGGCCGGGGACATGACTATCGCGATGCTAGTTATGCACCATCCTATTTTTCACTCAGGCGCATGCTGCGAAGAATATCCTGTATCAGCTTTCACTTCGTCGTCCCCGAAGATGTATCGACGGCTCGGCTTGGTCAAAAACTTCATTACCGTTTCGGCGTCTGGTTATTGCGCCGGTTTCCCTTTCTATGGCCTGTCTCAAAGATTTTTGTGGTTGTGATAAAGAAGGAGGCATCATGCAACAAACCAACCCCAAAGTAA
- a CDS encoding glycosyltransferase, whose translation MQQTNPKVTVLLTVVNPDRHYFPAAVQSILDQSFQDFEFLIVEDPSEKDGRTFLTEEMLDRVVYITNTERTSLVSQKNLGINRARGEYIAMIDADDIAAPDRLKSQVGFLDAHPDITVLGSQIELIDQNGQVIGQRSFPTLHGDVESALRRTVPLCQPSVMLRKSWIKKIGGYIDNGYSTCEDYELWSRLHQAGANFSNHRSKLLRYRIHGSQMKMQFIRDTLQAALYVKRKYWATQMSFLDWVYMLCERAILVLPDKLLYELAMNILYDADNPLISETNAAK comes from the coding sequence ATGCAACAAACCAACCCCAAAGTAACAGTTCTGCTGACCGTGGTGAATCCAGACCGTCATTATTTCCCAGCGGCAGTACAAAGCATTCTTGATCAGTCATTTCAGGATTTTGAATTTCTGATCGTGGAAGATCCTTCAGAGAAGGACGGTCGAACGTTTTTGACTGAAGAAATGTTGGATCGGGTTGTGTACATCACCAATACGGAAAGGACGTCTCTGGTAAGCCAAAAGAATTTAGGAATCAACAGGGCGCGAGGCGAATACATTGCCATGATTGATGCCGACGATATTGCTGCGCCGGATCGATTAAAGTCTCAAGTGGGGTTTCTGGATGCGCATCCCGATATTACTGTCCTCGGCAGCCAGATTGAGTTGATTGATCAGAACGGTCAGGTGATCGGACAACGTTCATTTCCAACCCTGCATGGGGATGTGGAAAGTGCTCTGCGTAGAACAGTGCCGTTGTGCCAGCCTTCAGTCATGTTGCGTAAAAGCTGGATTAAAAAAATCGGCGGCTATATCGACAACGGATATAGCACATGTGAGGACTATGAACTGTGGTCGCGTTTGCATCAGGCAGGCGCCAATTTCAGTAATCACAGATCCAAATTACTCAGATATCGTATTCATGGATCACAAATGAAAATGCAGTTTATTCGGGACACACTGCAAGCGGCACTTTATGTAAAGCGAAAGTATTGGGCGACGCAGATGTCTTTCCTCGATTGGGTTTATATGCTTTGTGAGAGAGCTATATTGGTTTTACCTGATAAGCTCCTTTATGAATTAGCAATGAACATTCTTTATGATGCCGATAATCCACTGATTTCAGAAACAAATGCTGCAAAATGA
- a CDS encoding sulfotransferase family protein: MNVDHPFFVVGAPRSGTTMLQMALNRHSAIVIPPETAYFTLVTRSKRGQTLHWKRINKDLRINVNPPERRIHPGVEAAHWFHELRDAYLKSLDRKSETYFGEKSPEHLRRYRRIIQTFPEAKFILIYRDGRDVALSLTKVPWMPRDLMIGFELWRHYCQLHNKMVAELGERVFVVKYEEFVEHPVEQSKKMLSFLGVPFEEAVPLGTGNVEGIPEFEMSYKQNALAPIFSDSIGRWNKELSPHQVELLERFGHRELQDLGYSISEEYQRGASLLHTSAVAAKCAGWLGIRWVYRLLDEHVGTRLHTANRTLITSDKISPAMGAGDHEVS, encoded by the coding sequence ATGAATGTTGATCATCCATTTTTTGTTGTTGGCGCACCTCGCTCTGGAACGACGATGTTGCAAATGGCTTTGAATCGTCATAGTGCAATCGTGATTCCTCCCGAGACGGCTTACTTTACTCTGGTCACCAGGTCAAAGCGGGGGCAGACACTTCACTGGAAACGAATCAATAAAGATTTACGTATCAATGTAAACCCGCCGGAAAGGCGCATTCATCCCGGAGTAGAAGCGGCTCATTGGTTTCATGAACTGCGTGATGCGTATTTGAAATCACTGGATAGAAAGTCGGAGACGTATTTTGGCGAGAAATCGCCTGAGCATCTCCGCCGCTATCGACGTATTATTCAGACGTTTCCTGAAGCGAAGTTTATCCTGATCTACAGAGACGGGCGGGATGTGGCTTTAAGTCTGACAAAGGTCCCCTGGATGCCTCGCGATCTGATGATCGGGTTCGAACTCTGGCGCCATTATTGTCAACTCCACAATAAAATGGTTGCAGAACTGGGAGAGCGGGTCTTTGTCGTCAAGTATGAAGAGTTCGTGGAACACCCTGTTGAGCAATCTAAAAAAATGCTCTCATTTCTGGGGGTCCCTTTCGAAGAAGCGGTCCCTCTGGGAACTGGTAACGTGGAAGGGATTCCAGAATTTGAAATGAGTTACAAACAAAACGCACTTGCACCGATTTTTTCGGATTCAATCGGCCGCTGGAACAAAGAACTCTCACCACACCAGGTCGAATTACTGGAGCGGTTCGGGCATCGTGAGCTGCAGGATCTGGGGTATTCCATTTCTGAAGAATATCAGCGAGGCGCCTCACTTCTTCATACATCAGCCGTTGCAGCAAAATGCGCAGGCTGGCTTGGTATCCGGTGGGTCTACCGGCTGCTTGATGAGCATGTGGGAACACGATTACATACAGCGAATCGTACATTAATCACTTCGGATAAGATATCCCCGGCAATGGGAGCAGGAGACCATGAGGTTTCGTAA
- a CDS encoding lysylphosphatidylglycerol synthase domain-containing protein has protein sequence MRFRKKTLLWGLAIASLLIFGVLFLRFVSQNENELRTLRIIQPYCLVILFIALTTAVYVRAGYLRHITLYEGKVLGRLEAISLVCSSNLLSIIFIPFASCGFNVTYLIMRQGVSAAFVGFAMIAFISFQLTFSLAAILIGMYAEGDLDFLSPTQLQILVVFLLILLIVFLVCFLWQRIHSAESLEGIAKVPHAKETLLVSALLTAMLCFSSQALAFIAACASLGLDLNLLEGATLSSSQHVATMLSLTPAGIGFQEAVTMYVGNLIEKNFILVFGALLLIRVSIYVVSIIVLLVNLTIRNLNTKFVNAPRMFNLINRAISSLKI, from the coding sequence ATGAGGTTTCGTAAAAAGACGTTGCTGTGGGGGCTCGCAATAGCTTCTTTACTTATATTTGGTGTACTGTTCTTGCGTTTTGTTTCGCAAAATGAGAACGAACTCAGAACTCTGAGGATCATTCAACCCTATTGTCTGGTAATACTATTCATCGCACTCACAACTGCTGTCTATGTACGCGCAGGCTACCTGCGGCATATTACTTTATATGAAGGAAAAGTTCTGGGACGTTTAGAAGCCATTTCGTTAGTTTGCTCATCAAACCTCCTGTCAATTATTTTTATCCCTTTCGCCTCTTGTGGCTTTAATGTCACTTATCTGATAATGCGGCAAGGAGTGTCGGCTGCCTTCGTTGGGTTTGCGATGATTGCCTTCATTTCATTCCAGCTAACATTTAGTTTAGCAGCGATCTTAATTGGTATGTATGCGGAAGGAGATTTGGACTTTCTCTCACCAACACAGCTTCAAATACTCGTTGTATTCTTATTGATTTTACTAATCGTGTTTTTGGTGTGTTTTTTATGGCAGCGAATCCATTCTGCTGAATCGCTGGAAGGAATTGCGAAGGTGCCTCATGCAAAAGAGACTCTTCTGGTAAGTGCGCTGCTAACAGCAATGCTCTGCTTTTCCAGCCAGGCATTAGCCTTTATAGCTGCCTGTGCAAGTTTGGGACTTGATTTGAATCTATTAGAAGGGGCAACGCTTTCGTCATCGCAACATGTTGCCACAATGTTATCACTGACGCCGGCTGGTATCGGATTCCAAGAGGCCGTTACCATGTACGTGGGAAATCTTATCGAAAAGAATTTCATCTTAGTGTTCGGGGCATTGCTACTGATCCGCGTCTCGATTTATGTTGTTTCGATTATAGTTTTACTTGTGAACCTTACAATTCGAAATCTGAATACAAAATTCGTGAATGCACCGCGTATGTTCAATTTAATCAACCGCGCGATAAGTTCTTTGAAAATTTAA
- a CDS encoding helix-turn-helix domain-containing protein encodes MSFLLQPLHLFCLMIIGWANKHQQEVIEYLRTENQVLKEKLGKKRILLNDDQRRRLSVKGKVLGRKRHEQIGTLFSPDTILRWHKKLVTKKWDCSNRGKRKSGRPRLPGEAKQLVIRIAKENSCWGYDRIADAVANVGYKISDESVRKILKEQGIEPAPDRKGQTTWSTFLKVHWEVLAAIDFTTVEVWTKGGLVTFYLLFVIELKTRRVHFAGYTTNPHGVWMKQIARNLSDEEDGFLPEKRKLIMGRDSTFGESFREILKQSDIQPIVLPPRSPNLNAFIERFFMLTQN; translated from the coding sequence ATGAGCTTTCTTCTGCAACCTTTGCACTTGTTCTGCCTTATGATCATCGGCTGGGCTAACAAACATCAACAAGAGGTAATCGAATATCTACGAACTGAGAATCAGGTTCTTAAAGAGAAACTTGGCAAGAAACGTATTCTTCTCAATGATGACCAGCGTCGAAGACTCTCCGTTAAAGGTAAAGTTTTAGGGCGAAAGCGACACGAACAGATTGGTACTCTGTTTTCACCAGATACTATTCTTCGTTGGCATAAAAAGTTGGTAACTAAGAAATGGGATTGTTCAAATCGAGGCAAGAGAAAATCAGGTAGACCTAGATTACCTGGTGAGGCTAAGCAACTCGTGATTCGAATCGCAAAAGAAAATTCTTGTTGGGGATATGACCGGATCGCTGACGCTGTTGCAAATGTGGGCTACAAGATCTCTGACGAATCAGTGCGTAAAATTCTCAAAGAGCAGGGTATTGAGCCAGCACCTGATCGGAAAGGCCAGACAACATGGAGTACTTTTCTTAAGGTGCACTGGGAAGTTTTAGCAGCGATCGACTTTACCACCGTGGAAGTCTGGACTAAAGGTGGGCTTGTTACCTTCTATTTGCTGTTCGTAATCGAACTGAAAACTCGCAGAGTTCATTTCGCTGGCTATACAACGAATCCACACGGAGTATGGATGAAACAGATTGCCAGAAACCTGTCAGATGAGGAAGATGGTTTTCTGCCTGAAAAGCGAAAGCTAATCATGGGTCGCGATTCAACTTTTGGTGAATCATTTCGAGAAATCCTGAAACAGTCAGACATTCAGCCGATTGTGCTGCCTCCCCGGTCTCCCAATCTGAATGCTTTTATTGAGCGATTCTTTATGCTCACTCAAAACTGA
- a CDS encoding AAA family ATPase, whose amino-acid sequence MTSPSTTNNNQSEIKNQIKLLTKEIETHSEPFRRIVGQVNQVLVGQEKLVHRMLIGLLTRGHLLIEGVPGLAKTTAVASLAKAINTDFQRLQFTPDLLPADLIGTQVYRPQDQSFVVQKGPIFSNLILADEINRAPAKVQSALLEAMQERQVTIGGETFPLEEPFLIMATQNPVEQEGTYPLPEAQSDRFMLKVVVDYPNRDEELQILRRMSKTTTNDEIDAVTSPAEIIHARKLIDEIYVDSKVENYIVDLVMATRNPAAYGLNLDGLIQFGGSPRATINLTLASKANAFLAGRGYVKPEDVKEIALDVLRHRVMITYEAEAEDRASESIVSEILAHIPTP is encoded by the coding sequence ATGACAAGTCCATCCACAACTAACAATAATCAATCAGAAATCAAGAATCAGATTAAGCTTTTGACCAAGGAAATAGAAACTCACAGCGAGCCGTTTCGACGGATTGTGGGGCAAGTCAATCAAGTGCTTGTCGGTCAAGAGAAACTAGTGCACCGCATGTTGATCGGATTATTGACACGCGGGCATCTGTTGATTGAAGGAGTCCCGGGTCTAGCCAAAACGACCGCTGTGGCAAGTTTGGCGAAAGCGATTAACACCGACTTTCAACGCTTGCAGTTTACTCCTGATTTACTGCCCGCCGATCTCATTGGCACACAAGTATATCGTCCGCAGGATCAATCGTTTGTTGTTCAGAAAGGTCCGATCTTTTCAAACTTAATCCTCGCTGATGAAATTAACCGCGCCCCGGCTAAGGTGCAAAGTGCGTTGCTGGAAGCGATGCAGGAACGACAGGTCACCATCGGCGGAGAAACATTTCCACTCGAAGAACCGTTTTTGATCATGGCGACTCAGAATCCAGTCGAACAGGAAGGTACTTATCCCCTGCCGGAAGCGCAAAGTGATCGCTTCATGTTGAAGGTGGTAGTCGACTATCCGAACCGGGATGAAGAGCTACAGATTCTGCGTCGCATGAGTAAAACCACTACGAACGACGAGATCGATGCGGTTACCTCACCTGCAGAAATCATCCACGCTCGCAAGTTAATTGATGAGATCTATGTGGACTCGAAAGTCGAAAACTACATCGTCGATCTGGTCATGGCAACACGCAATCCGGCAGCCTATGGGTTAAACCTGGATGGCTTAATTCAGTTTGGTGGCTCCCCCCGAGCAACAATCAACCTGACACTGGCCTCCAAGGCGAATGCCTTTCTGGCTGGTCGCGGATATGTGAAACCGGAAGATGTCAAAGAGATCGCACTTGATGTATTACGTCATCGCGTGATGATCACCTATGAAGCTGAGGCTGAAGATCGTGCCAGTGAATCGATTGTTAGTGAGATTCTCGCCCACATTCCCACTCCTTAG
- a CDS encoding DUF58 domain-containing protein, giving the protein MIPREVIQKIRRVQIRTSHKVDEMLAGTWHSAFKGRGIEFEEVRPYQIGDDVRTIDWNVTARSGEPYVKLFREERELSVMLLIDLSGSQSFGTNQQTKREVVTELGATLAMSAIKNNDKVGLTLFTDHIEKSIPTRKGSRHVLRLIREMLYCEPMGTGTDIRQALEHLNRVSNRKSVLFLISDFQDENYESTLKIARRQHDIVPVVISDQREARMPNVGLIRLQDAESGEIITFDTSSRSNRETYARLYQERSEARDAMFRRLRLEPLHIETGIDIVEPLRRYFHKRESRT; this is encoded by the coding sequence ATGATTCCTCGAGAAGTGATTCAGAAAATTCGCCGCGTGCAGATTCGCACTTCGCACAAAGTCGATGAAATGCTGGCGGGCACATGGCACTCTGCCTTTAAAGGCCGCGGCATTGAATTTGAAGAAGTTCGTCCGTATCAAATCGGCGACGATGTCCGCACCATTGACTGGAATGTGACTGCTCGCAGTGGTGAACCATACGTGAAGTTATTCCGGGAAGAACGAGAGCTATCGGTGATGTTGCTGATCGATCTCAGTGGTTCACAAAGCTTCGGAACCAACCAACAGACCAAACGAGAAGTTGTGACCGAATTGGGGGCGACACTCGCCATGTCTGCCATCAAAAATAATGACAAGGTCGGACTCACGCTCTTTACAGACCATATCGAAAAAAGCATCCCGACTCGTAAAGGTTCGCGGCATGTGCTGCGTCTGATTCGAGAGATGCTGTATTGCGAACCGATGGGAACCGGGACCGACATTCGACAGGCATTGGAACACCTCAACCGCGTGTCGAACCGTAAATCTGTCCTGTTCCTGATTAGCGATTTCCAGGATGAGAACTATGAATCCACATTGAAGATCGCCCGCCGACAACATGATATTGTCCCTGTGGTCATTTCAGATCAGCGGGAAGCCAGGATGCCGAATGTCGGTCTGATACGACTGCAAGATGCCGAGAGCGGAGAAATCATCACTTTTGATACTTCCAGCCGCAGTAATCGCGAAACATATGCTCGCTTGTATCAAGAGCGATCAGAAGCTCGCGATGCGATGTTTCGGCGACTGCGGTTAGAGCCACTTCATATCGAAACCGGTATCGATATAGTGGAGCCTCTACGACGATATTTTCATAAACGGGAGAGCCGAACATGA